A single region of the Demequina sp. genome encodes:
- a CDS encoding penicillin-binding protein 2: protein MASSPQMRVGNPVVRQRAVSLLAILFLLIFAGRLVMIQGVESAALSEQALAQRLVTKEVTTPRADIVDRDGVVLATTVDRYNIGVNQKELATWKRTDDNKVSAEGPIGAAAILAPILGLDESELAAKLVGDSTWVYIAKNVTPETWDLVNAEEIAGVQPEAVSERIYPNGSIAGNIVGFVGGEKSGPGTTGLAGLELAYNKELTGKPGSITYESGGSGTLIPTGVHQETAAVPGKTVMTTFSRDIQYYAQQRVAQAISETGASRATVIIEDVKTGEIYALADSHSVDPNDPGASAEDDRGSRAVSSMFEPGSTAKTITMAAAIEEGLVTPTSHIKAAYAFTTENGQTFHDSHKHSTQKLTVAGVLAESSNTGTVQIGSLLTSKQRYQYLTAFGFGSKTNVGMPGEQKGLLANYQDWDGRSKYAVLFGQALSVTAIQTSQVYQTIANGGVQVQPTIVKGFVDADGNFTPREMEKSKRVVSEKTAKQVMRMLESVTTDGTGTLAKIHGYRIAGKTGTAQAKCASDGTFDCIVASFVGVAPADDPRIVVTVILYDPKSSIYGGDVAAPVFKDVATFALQELRVPPSDSKATLYPLTWK from the coding sequence ATGGCGTCATCGCCGCAGATGCGCGTCGGCAATCCCGTGGTGCGGCAGCGCGCGGTCTCGCTCCTCGCGATTCTCTTCCTCCTGATCTTCGCGGGCCGTCTCGTGATGATCCAGGGCGTCGAGTCTGCAGCGCTGTCGGAGCAGGCGCTCGCACAGCGGCTCGTCACCAAAGAGGTGACGACCCCTCGCGCCGACATCGTCGATCGCGACGGCGTGGTGCTCGCCACCACGGTCGACAGGTACAACATCGGCGTGAACCAGAAGGAGCTCGCCACCTGGAAGCGCACGGACGACAACAAGGTCAGCGCGGAGGGGCCGATCGGGGCGGCCGCGATCCTCGCGCCCATCCTCGGGCTCGATGAGTCCGAGCTCGCGGCGAAGCTCGTCGGCGACTCCACGTGGGTCTACATCGCGAAGAACGTCACCCCGGAGACGTGGGACCTCGTGAACGCCGAGGAGATCGCCGGAGTTCAGCCCGAGGCCGTGAGCGAGCGCATCTACCCCAACGGCAGCATTGCGGGAAATATCGTCGGCTTCGTCGGCGGCGAGAAGTCGGGGCCGGGAACCACGGGTCTCGCCGGGCTCGAGCTCGCGTACAACAAGGAACTCACCGGCAAGCCCGGTTCGATCACCTACGAGAGCGGCGGCAGCGGAACGCTGATCCCCACCGGGGTGCACCAGGAGACGGCCGCGGTACCAGGCAAGACGGTGATGACGACCTTCAGCCGCGACATCCAGTACTACGCGCAGCAGCGCGTCGCGCAGGCCATCTCCGAGACGGGGGCGTCGCGCGCAACGGTCATCATCGAGGACGTCAAGACCGGTGAGATCTACGCGCTCGCGGACTCGCACTCCGTTGACCCGAACGATCCAGGGGCGAGCGCGGAGGACGACCGCGGCTCGCGCGCCGTCTCTTCCATGTTCGAGCCCGGCTCCACCGCGAAGACCATCACCATGGCGGCGGCGATCGAAGAGGGCCTCGTGACGCCGACGAGCCACATCAAGGCGGCGTACGCCTTCACCACCGAGAACGGCCAGACCTTCCACGACTCCCACAAGCACTCCACGCAGAAGCTCACGGTCGCGGGCGTGCTCGCGGAGTCCTCGAACACCGGCACCGTGCAGATCGGCTCGCTGCTTACCTCCAAGCAGCGCTACCAGTACCTGACGGCCTTCGGGTTCGGATCCAAGACCAATGTGGGGATGCCCGGTGAGCAGAAGGGTCTGCTCGCGAACTACCAGGACTGGGACGGCCGCTCCAAGTACGCCGTGCTCTTCGGCCAGGCGCTCTCGGTGACCGCGATCCAGACCTCGCAGGTGTACCAGACCATCGCGAACGGCGGCGTCCAGGTTCAGCCGACCATCGTCAAGGGCTTCGTGGACGCCGACGGCAACTTCACCCCTCGCGAGATGGAGAAGTCAAAGCGCGTGGTCTCGGAGAAGACCGCCAAGCAAGTCATGAGGATGCTCGAGTCCGTCACCACCGACGGCACGGGAACCCTCGCCAAGATCCACGGGTACCGCATCGCAGGCAAGACCGGCACCGCACAGGCGAAGTGCGCGAGCGACGGCACATTCGACTGCATCGTCGCGTCGTTCGTGGGCGTGGCCCCGGCCGATGACCCGCGTATCGTCGTCACAGTGATCCTCTACGACCCCAAGAGCTCCATCTACGGCGGCGACGTCGCCGCCCCCGTCTTCAAGGACGTGGCGACCTTCGCGCTGCAGGAGCTGCGCGTTCCGCCGTCGGACTCGAAGGCCACGCTGTACCCCCTTACCTGGAAGTGA
- the rsmH gene encoding 16S rRNA (cytosine(1402)-N(4))-methyltransferase RsmH, whose translation MDAAQQHHRHTPVMLDRCVELLAPALQSPGAVAIDGTLGMGGHTEALLTRCPQATVVGIDRDPQAIALASERLAAFGDRFRAHHAEYDDIAGALAVARADAAAGILLDLGVSSLQIDEAERGFSYAQDAPLDMRMNSEDPVTAADILRDADVAELTHILRDYGEERYAARIAESIVRIRETAPITRSAELVDLVRACIPAATRTPGSNPAKRTFQGLRIAVNRELEVLERAMPRAIDATAVGGRIVVMSYHSLEDRIVKRAFAAGAESTAPVGLPVVPDDDKPYLRLITRGAETASPEEAERNPRSKPVRLRAVERVRETPAARRAA comes from the coding sequence ATGGACGCAGCACAGCAGCACCACCGGCACACGCCCGTGATGCTCGACCGCTGCGTTGAACTGCTTGCTCCGGCACTCCAGAGCCCGGGCGCCGTCGCCATCGACGGCACGCTCGGGATGGGGGGCCACACGGAGGCGCTGCTCACGCGCTGTCCGCAGGCCACCGTCGTCGGCATCGATCGCGACCCCCAGGCCATCGCGCTCGCGAGCGAGCGGCTCGCCGCGTTCGGCGACCGCTTCCGCGCCCATCACGCCGAATACGACGACATTGCGGGCGCCCTTGCCGTGGCACGGGCCGACGCTGCGGCCGGGATTCTCTTGGACCTTGGCGTGAGCTCGCTGCAGATCGATGAGGCGGAGCGCGGCTTCTCGTACGCGCAGGACGCGCCGCTCGACATGCGCATGAACTCCGAGGACCCCGTCACGGCCGCGGACATCCTCCGCGACGCAGACGTGGCCGAACTCACGCACATCCTCAGGGACTACGGAGAGGAGCGCTACGCCGCGCGCATCGCCGAGTCGATCGTGCGCATCCGCGAGACCGCGCCCATCACGCGCAGCGCGGAGCTCGTTGACCTCGTTCGCGCCTGCATTCCCGCGGCGACCCGCACGCCCGGGTCGAATCCGGCCAAGCGAACCTTCCAGGGCCTGCGCATCGCGGTGAACCGCGAGCTCGAGGTGCTCGAGCGCGCCATGCCCCGCGCCATCGACGCGACTGCGGTCGGTGGGCGAATCGTGGTGATGTCGTACCACTCGCTCGAGGACCGCATCGTCAAGCGCGCGTTCGCCGCCGGGGCCGAGAGCACCGCTCCCGTCGGCCTTCCTGTGGTTCCCGACGACGACAAGCCCTACCTGCGGCTCATCACGAGGGGAGCGGAGACCGCGAGCCCCGAGGAGGCCGAGCGCAACCCCCGCTCAAAGCCCGTGCGCTTGCGCGCCGTGGAGCGCGTGCGCGAGACGCCCGCCGCGAGGAGGGCCGCATGA
- a CDS encoding AAA family ATPase has translation MTNPVPTADDLNHVASLTTRVRDSISTVLSGLDGAITATLATVLAEGHVLVEDVPGVGKTTLARALAASVGGSVGRIQFTPDLLPSDVTGVSIFRSDDHRFEFRPGPVFANVVIADEINRASPKTQAALLESMQEGAVTVDGVTRKLPTPFVVLATQNPIEMEGTYPLPEAQRDRFMTQVSVGYPSPRDEMAMLASHDGADPLAAITPVATLEDLASAIEVARRVYAAPAIKQYIVDIVTATRSDSALRLGASPRAALQLLAASKARAAMAGRNHVLPDDVKALAVAVLSHRLIASTESRLAGRSTQQIMREIVGRTAVPTEARDAPHARERAVEHTTVSR, from the coding sequence ATGACTAATCCGGTCCCGACCGCGGACGACCTCAACCACGTCGCGAGCCTCACGACGCGAGTGCGCGACTCGATCTCGACGGTGCTCTCCGGCCTCGACGGCGCCATCACGGCGACGCTCGCCACCGTGCTCGCCGAGGGTCACGTGCTCGTCGAGGATGTGCCGGGGGTCGGGAAGACGACGCTCGCGAGGGCGCTCGCCGCGAGCGTCGGCGGCTCCGTTGGCCGCATCCAGTTCACTCCGGACCTGCTCCCGAGCGACGTCACCGGCGTCTCGATCTTCCGCAGCGACGACCACCGCTTCGAGTTCCGGCCGGGCCCCGTGTTCGCGAACGTCGTCATCGCCGACGAGATCAACCGCGCCTCGCCGAAGACGCAGGCGGCGCTGCTCGAGTCCATGCAGGAGGGAGCCGTGACTGTCGACGGCGTCACGCGCAAGCTGCCTACGCCGTTCGTCGTCCTCGCGACGCAGAACCCGATCGAGATGGAGGGCACGTACCCCCTTCCGGAGGCGCAGCGCGACCGCTTCATGACCCAGGTCTCCGTTGGCTACCCAAGCCCGCGCGACGAGATGGCAATGCTGGCAAGCCACGACGGGGCCGATCCGCTCGCCGCGATCACCCCCGTCGCGACTCTCGAGGACCTCGCGAGCGCCATCGAGGTTGCGCGCCGCGTCTACGCTGCGCCCGCGATCAAGCAGTACATCGTCGACATCGTCACGGCCACCCGCTCCGACTCTGCCCTGCGCCTCGGCGCCTCGCCCCGCGCGGCGCTCCAATTGCTCGCCGCGTCCAAGGCGCGCGCGGCCATGGCGGGCCGCAACCACGTGCTGCCCGACGACGTGAAGGCCCTCGCGGTCGCGGTGCTTTCGCACCGCCTTATCGCGAGCACGGAGTCCCGCCTCGCCGGTCGCTCCACCCAGCAGATCATGCGCGAGATCGTCGGCCGCACCGCGGTCCCCACCGAGGCGCGCGACGCCCCCCATGCCCGCGAGCGCGCCGTGGAGCACACGACGGTTTCCCGCTAG
- a CDS encoding DUF58 domain-containing protein, which translates to MSTPDGSPRTATAFSARGVGLGSAGLVFGGLGIGLATPILVYCGIFMLAVFMVSCIWMLLSVNTFVTRFPYARREVVPHPLTAGVPGLVTVTIKSDGSRASRWRRAVTQSLDIREQAAAELTGGMATKASVSRDETTLILTYSLLPSRRGRWPLGPALVHSADPFGVLWADTAVGDAELIPVWPAVVDLSGTAGALMGLADRIVLGARTPSPDDASLRDYREGDDLRRVHWASSARRGTMLVRSDERAGRRPATVLMDLPREPQALEWAVSASASIALSVLNSGHPVRILGAGLNPDVSRHLGEHGSEAGRAALLDQTVDLAAPVSQAAATHHLVRAARQAQHDALHGEVIVAIVEPLEAEALDALVPIGDARRAWALVRTTAATQEAGRDTARALRRAGWRVATISATSDLASVWTALIAAGDIE; encoded by the coding sequence GTGAGCACCCCCGACGGCTCCCCACGCACCGCCACCGCGTTCAGCGCGCGCGGCGTTGGGCTGGGCAGTGCCGGCCTCGTCTTCGGGGGCCTTGGGATCGGCCTCGCGACCCCGATCCTCGTCTATTGCGGGATCTTCATGCTCGCGGTGTTCATGGTCTCGTGCATCTGGATGCTGCTGTCCGTGAACACCTTCGTGACGCGCTTCCCCTATGCGCGGCGCGAGGTGGTCCCCCACCCCCTCACCGCCGGCGTGCCTGGCCTCGTGACCGTGACGATCAAGTCCGACGGGTCCCGCGCCTCTCGCTGGCGGCGCGCGGTCACGCAGTCCCTCGACATTCGTGAGCAGGCGGCGGCTGAGCTCACGGGCGGCATGGCGACAAAGGCATCGGTGTCCCGCGACGAGACGACGCTCATTCTCACCTATTCGCTCTTGCCGTCACGGCGCGGTCGCTGGCCGCTAGGGCCGGCGCTGGTGCACTCCGCGGACCCCTTCGGCGTCCTGTGGGCGGATACCGCAGTTGGCGACGCCGAGCTCATCCCGGTGTGGCCCGCTGTCGTTGACCTCAGCGGCACGGCGGGCGCGCTCATGGGACTCGCCGACCGCATCGTGCTCGGCGCCCGCACCCCGTCCCCAGACGACGCCTCGCTGCGCGACTACCGAGAGGGCGACGACCTGCGTCGCGTGCACTGGGCGTCGTCTGCGCGTCGGGGCACGATGCTGGTTCGCTCCGACGAGCGCGCGGGCCGGCGCCCTGCAACGGTGCTCATGGATCTCCCCCGCGAGCCGCAGGCGCTCGAGTGGGCCGTCTCCGCGTCGGCCTCGATCGCGCTGTCGGTGCTGAACTCAGGGCACCCCGTGCGAATCCTCGGAGCCGGACTCAACCCCGACGTCTCTCGCCACCTCGGCGAGCACGGCTCCGAGGCCGGAAGGGCGGCGCTGCTTGACCAGACCGTCGACCTTGCCGCCCCGGTGTCACAGGCAGCCGCAACGCACCATCTGGTCAGGGCCGCGCGCCAGGCGCAGCATGACGCCCTTCACGGCGAGGTCATCGTCGCGATCGTCGAGCCGCTCGAAGCCGAGGCCCTCGACGCGCTCGTTCCGATTGGCGACGCCCGCCGTGCGTGGGCGCTCGTGCGCACCACAGCGGCAACGCAGGAAGCCGGTCGCGACACTGCCCGCGCGCTGAGGCGCGCGGGGTGGCGCGTCGCCACGATCTCCGCCACGAGCGACCTCGCCTCCGTCTGGACCGCCCTGATCGCGGCGGGTGATATTGAATGA
- a CDS encoding DUF3488 and transglutaminase-like domain-containing protein has product MNTSRAPWSVTVLMAVGTLVAMLALSTLLEGGGWLRTVAFVIAISCAADLVVRAASRSRFLPSIAALAAAVIAMIPLFAVREDGSKHLLPTPSALGALWDAIAEGASYAASTPAPATVTVELSALVTGFAVAIFVVADHLAASWRAVALSGIVLILPWTPAIFLQYQVPMWALFATAACWMIAMGAARSSSASNRSTPITGAVLASTAALLVAVIIAPAAVGGNGWGAIPRFNAPSSLETSTRLDLALDLRKSLTVNSAQVVFSYVSSGQHPPTLRLYTLRDFDGVTWTREKDDATDLVPAASGVLWPQEVTGWDDLDHVILSIDLVNSAERNLPLPTFPRSVDVPQNWQYSPSRDEVITAKGSSKGLQYSVVTALDYFTEDSLKESQSAIDAGTDSVSASYTEIPTSVDIGRITNLARDITEDAGTQFDEAVALQNYLRNSDNFTYDTSVEPVRSGDAVSQFLDSKHGYCVHFATTMVMLARSLGIPARLGLGYLGGQLSDDDVWQVLGGDAHTWPELYFPGQGWVRFEPTPAVQTGVAPSYTLENSGTGNAPIPSNVPIPTTVPSNNPQTALPTSSSAISDGSADAGVPWWALAAVVLLLLGAAYAVWMLRRRSVAHAAAHGPEAAWESLREHLPEPLRWSRSLTPIEAASRLEHELAASDSALDEHGATALHELRDAVSDHRYAPPSEADVPGQEWLTERVNAVAAQTSEALRSRSDRVDARSAPRRDS; this is encoded by the coding sequence ATGAACACTAGCCGGGCGCCGTGGAGCGTCACCGTGCTCATGGCGGTTGGCACGCTGGTCGCGATGCTCGCCCTCAGCACGCTCCTGGAGGGCGGAGGCTGGCTGCGCACGGTTGCCTTCGTGATCGCGATCTCGTGCGCCGCCGACCTTGTGGTCCGCGCGGCGTCCCGCTCGCGCTTCTTGCCGTCGATCGCGGCGCTTGCCGCCGCCGTCATCGCGATGATCCCCCTCTTCGCCGTCAGGGAGGACGGCAGCAAGCACCTGCTGCCAACGCCGTCGGCCCTCGGGGCCCTGTGGGATGCCATCGCCGAAGGCGCCTCCTACGCCGCGAGCACCCCGGCGCCGGCAACGGTCACCGTGGAACTGTCCGCGCTCGTAACCGGATTCGCCGTGGCCATCTTCGTCGTCGCCGATCACCTCGCGGCGTCGTGGAGGGCCGTCGCGCTGTCCGGCATCGTGCTGATACTGCCCTGGACCCCGGCGATCTTCCTGCAGTACCAGGTGCCCATGTGGGCGCTGTTCGCCACGGCTGCGTGCTGGATGATCGCGATGGGTGCGGCGCGATCCTCGTCGGCATCCAACCGGTCCACGCCCATCACGGGAGCGGTCCTCGCGAGTACGGCGGCCCTCCTCGTCGCCGTGATCATCGCCCCCGCGGCCGTCGGCGGAAACGGCTGGGGAGCGATACCGCGCTTCAACGCGCCGTCGTCGCTCGAGACGTCGACTCGACTCGACCTCGCGCTCGACCTGCGCAAGTCCCTGACGGTGAACTCGGCGCAAGTCGTGTTCAGTTACGTCTCGTCCGGCCAGCACCCTCCCACGCTCAGGCTGTACACGCTGCGCGACTTCGACGGGGTCACCTGGACGCGCGAGAAGGACGACGCGACCGACCTTGTCCCCGCGGCGTCCGGTGTGCTGTGGCCGCAGGAGGTCACGGGTTGGGACGACCTTGATCACGTGATCCTGTCCATCGATCTCGTCAACAGTGCCGAGCGCAACCTGCCGCTGCCCACCTTCCCGCGCAGCGTCGACGTTCCCCAGAACTGGCAGTACTCGCCGTCTCGCGACGAGGTCATTACGGCGAAGGGTAGCTCCAAGGGGCTGCAGTACTCGGTGGTGACCGCGCTCGACTACTTCACCGAGGACAGCCTCAAGGAGAGCCAGTCCGCGATAGACGCCGGCACGGACTCGGTGAGCGCCAGCTACACGGAGATCCCCACGTCCGTGGACATCGGCCGCATCACCAACCTCGCGCGAGACATCACCGAGGACGCCGGCACGCAGTTCGATGAGGCAGTCGCGCTGCAGAACTATCTGCGCAACAGCGACAACTTCACTTACGACACCTCTGTGGAGCCCGTGCGCAGCGGTGACGCCGTATCGCAGTTCCTCGACTCCAAGCACGGCTACTGCGTGCACTTCGCGACGACGATGGTGATGCTCGCGCGATCGCTCGGCATCCCCGCACGGCTCGGTCTTGGCTACCTCGGCGGCCAGCTCTCGGATGACGACGTCTGGCAGGTGCTCGGCGGAGACGCGCACACCTGGCCCGAGCTCTACTTCCCCGGCCAGGGCTGGGTTCGCTTCGAGCCCACGCCTGCGGTCCAGACCGGTGTCGCGCCCTCGTACACCTTGGAGAACAGCGGCACGGGCAACGCGCCCATCCCCTCCAACGTGCCGATCCCCACGACGGTGCCGAGCAACAACCCGCAGACGGCCCTCCCCACCTCCTCGTCGGCGATCTCGGACGGCTCCGCGGACGCCGGGGTCCCGTGGTGGGCGCTCGCCGCGGTGGTGCTGCTTCTGCTCGGCGCGGCCTACGCGGTCTGGATGCTGCGCCGCCGCTCGGTGGCGCACGCCGCCGCGCACGGCCCCGAGGCCGCGTGGGAGTCGCTGCGGGAGCATCTCCCGGAGCCGCTGCGGTGGTCGCGCAGCCTCACGCCGATTGAGGCGGCTTCGCGCCTTGAGCACGAGCTAGCAGCGTCGGACAGCGCCCTGGATGAGCATGGGGCGACGGCGCTGCACGAGTTGCGCGATGCGGTGAGTGATCACCGGTACGCGCCACCGAGCGAAGCGGACGTGCCGGGCCAGGAATGGCTCACGGAGAGGGTGAACGCGGTTGCCGCGCAGACGAGCGAGGCGCTCAGAAGTCGTTCTGATCGCGTCGACGCTCGAAGCGCTCCTCGACGCGATTCATGA
- a CDS encoding DUF3040 domain-containing protein has product MPLSEYEQRVLDQMERDLGADPKLNSAMSKSVRPRGRWTFAFIGIVAGLGVLVAGVMAQLTVVGVLGFAIMLASALWGMLAPTKSAAKAGGASGAAPRKAKRQGFMNRVEERFERRRDQNDF; this is encoded by the coding sequence ATGCCACTGTCGGAATACGAGCAGCGCGTTCTTGATCAGATGGAGCGCGATCTCGGCGCGGACCCGAAGCTCAACTCCGCCATGTCCAAGTCGGTGCGCCCACGCGGCCGCTGGACGTTCGCCTTCATCGGCATCGTTGCTGGTCTCGGCGTTCTTGTCGCGGGCGTGATGGCCCAGCTGACGGTCGTGGGCGTGCTCGGTTTCGCGATCATGCTGGCGTCCGCGCTGTGGGGCATGCTCGCTCCCACGAAGTCCGCGGCCAAGGCCGGCGGCGCCTCTGGGGCCGCGCCGCGCAAGGCCAAGCGTCAGGGTTTCATGAATCGCGTCGAGGAGCGCTTCGAGCGTCGACGCGATCAGAACGACTTCTGA